A section of the Bacillus sp. HSf4 genome encodes:
- a CDS encoding ABC transporter permease, whose amino-acid sequence MRLRGDLLKLKRSSLFIVVFLVPLVVLAYELLNLTYRGEYAQKQAEMFKASSMWQYMLFDNSMLFGLGFPLAVTIIASIIANIEHQTNSWKQTLSLPVSRVGIYLSKYIWLFNSLLLTATIFAIGMVVLGKALGFEGPIPWGLLFGDSYVMLLTALPIMSFQLWLSITFKNQAFAILIGTVSSILGLFLAAGMTTRWFPLAYPSQSSTIILQYEGLVINPDLSAFVIINVFVGMLLLFIGAFHFKKRDVL is encoded by the coding sequence ATGAGGCTGCGGGGTGATCTCCTGAAACTGAAGCGGTCCTCTTTGTTTATCGTCGTCTTCTTGGTTCCCCTTGTTGTTCTGGCATATGAGCTGTTGAATTTAACTTACCGTGGAGAGTATGCCCAAAAGCAAGCTGAAATGTTTAAGGCGTCCTCCATGTGGCAGTATATGCTTTTCGACAACAGCATGCTGTTTGGGCTGGGTTTTCCTTTAGCCGTAACGATTATTGCCTCCATTATTGCAAATATAGAGCATCAGACAAATTCGTGGAAGCAAACGCTGTCTCTGCCGGTATCAAGAGTAGGAATTTACTTAAGCAAATATATTTGGCTATTTAACAGCCTGCTCTTAACTGCAACGATATTTGCAATAGGGATGGTTGTACTGGGCAAGGCTTTGGGATTTGAAGGGCCGATACCGTGGGGGCTTTTGTTTGGGGACAGTTATGTCATGCTGCTGACGGCTTTGCCGATCATGTCTTTTCAATTATGGTTGTCCATCACATTTAAAAACCAGGCGTTTGCTATTCTCATTGGTACGGTAAGTTCAATTCTCGGTCTCTTTTTAGCTGCCGGAATGACGACGCGGTGGTTTCCGCTCGCTTATCCGAGCCAGTCTTCAACCATTATCCTGCAATATGAGGGTCTTGTGATCAATCCGGATCTATCGGCTTTTGTCATCATTAATGTTTTTGTCGGAATGCTGCTTTTGTTCATTGGGGCCTTTCATTTTAAAAAGCGAGATGTGCTGTAG
- a CDS encoding ABC transporter ATP-binding protein — MEQNIVLTKNLTKKFGKQTSVSGLEMKIEKGQIYGFLGPNGAGKTTTIRMLLGLIKPANGNIQLFGQDIRQNRLQILQRIGSLVESPSYYGNLTGRENLEVIRSVRDLPEGRIGEVLEIVRLTKVADRLTKEYSLGMKQRLGIAAALMSKPDLLVLDEPTNGLDPAGIHEIRELIKELPDRYGMTVLVSSHLLSEIDQMATQVGIILNGKLIFQDDIEALRKKQKPLLKIGANNIHEAQSIIQNRGLHAKLQEGNLWISETSPEFVSEINGILVQSGVSVYRLEEVKRSLEDIFLELTGTEGSL, encoded by the coding sequence GTGGAACAAAATATCGTGTTAACAAAAAATTTAACAAAAAAATTCGGAAAACAAACATCGGTCAGCGGGTTGGAGATGAAAATAGAAAAAGGACAAATATACGGGTTCTTAGGGCCGAACGGTGCCGGAAAAACCACAACGATCAGGATGCTGTTAGGCTTGATTAAGCCTGCAAATGGAAATATTCAGCTATTTGGCCAGGATATCCGCCAAAACCGTCTGCAAATCTTGCAGAGAATCGGTTCTCTAGTTGAATCGCCATCTTATTACGGAAATTTAACCGGAAGAGAAAATCTCGAGGTGATTCGCAGTGTTCGTGATTTGCCAGAGGGACGGATTGGGGAAGTGCTTGAGATCGTTCGTCTGACAAAAGTGGCGGATCGATTAACGAAAGAGTACTCGCTGGGAATGAAGCAAAGATTAGGGATTGCGGCTGCTTTAATGAGCAAGCCTGATCTCCTGGTGCTGGATGAACCGACGAATGGACTGGACCCTGCCGGTATTCACGAAATCAGAGAATTGATAAAGGAGTTGCCGGATAGATACGGCATGACCGTGCTGGTATCCAGTCATTTATTAAGCGAGATTGATCAGATGGCGACACAAGTGGGCATTATTTTGAATGGGAAGCTGATTTTCCAAGATGATATCGAAGCATTACGGAAAAAACAAAAACCGCTTCTGAAGATTGGAGCGAATAATATTCATGAAGCCCAATCCATTATACAAAACAGGGGGCTGCATGCAAAACTTCAGGAAGGAAACTTGTGGATCAGCGAAACATCGCCAGAATTTGTTTCCGAAATCAACGGAATTCTGGTACAGTCGGGAGTCTCTGTTTACAGACTGGAAGAAGTAAAACGGTCTTTGGAAGATATATTCCTGGAGCTGACTGGTACGGAGGGAAGTTTATGA
- a CDS encoding response regulator transcription factor — protein sequence MDHSFGQCKVLIVDDDQHILDLLNVVFENEGFSDVLNAKNGEETLHLLKHQEPDIVLLDVMLPDSDGFTLCNQFRQFTNIPVLFLTAKTSDLDKLQGFSFGGDDYITKPFNPLEIVARVKAQLKRYKDFTPSSSKPVYDFGDFQVDETSGKLVVDGTRIECPAQEFKLLLYFCNHPNQILSKQKIYRDVWGEFYNGDSTVMVHVRRLREKIEKDPSRPKWIKTARGLGYIFEVQPTGGKQ from the coding sequence ATGGATCATTCTTTCGGACAATGCAAAGTGTTAATCGTTGATGATGACCAGCATATTTTAGATTTATTAAACGTGGTGTTTGAAAACGAAGGGTTCTCTGATGTCTTAAACGCCAAGAACGGAGAGGAAACGCTCCATCTTTTAAAACATCAAGAGCCGGATATCGTCCTGCTTGATGTGATGCTTCCGGATTCAGATGGATTCACTCTTTGCAATCAATTCCGCCAATTTACAAATATCCCCGTTCTTTTTCTTACAGCTAAAACATCTGATTTGGATAAACTGCAAGGCTTTAGTTTTGGGGGAGACGACTACATTACCAAACCTTTTAACCCTCTTGAAATCGTTGCCCGTGTTAAAGCCCAGTTAAAACGATATAAAGATTTCACTCCTTCATCGTCCAAGCCGGTTTATGATTTCGGGGATTTTCAAGTTGATGAGACATCGGGGAAACTGGTTGTTGATGGAACAAGAATCGAGTGTCCGGCTCAAGAGTTTAAGCTTCTACTGTATTTTTGCAACCACCCCAATCAAATATTAAGCAAACAAAAGATTTACAGAGATGTTTGGGGAGAGTTTTATAATGGCGACAGTACGGTCATGGTACATGTTCGCCGGCTTAGAGAAAAAATTGAAAAAGACCCGAGCCGCCCAAAATGGATTAAGACGGCAAGGGGGCTTGGCTATATTTTTGAAGTTCAGCCGACAGGTGGAAAGCAATGA
- a CDS encoding HAMP domain-containing sensor histidine kinase, with translation MKLRDRIAFHFISRIILLIVICIALFVISTLFFTFFLNDRETHQSPLSLSSVVHQTTIKDGKISVEADTISHLKEYHMWLQILDEEGNELYSSNKPSHIPSQYIPGELVSDYVYPAKKGYHLSTWYDTKDTRTLTWILGEPFKADNPFLYWTNQLWILSMIVMGIIVALYFGKQLGAPLLYIVSWIENLSKGKYAEPAFSSFIPKKKKKPGYKLYQELMNAMSNLTSILQKNKAESEKLERTREEWMTGVSHDLKTPLSVIKGYTILLSSEKHEWNQEKVRDFANILNERVEYMEELIEEFNLTFRLKNDALPIQKEEKDIVGLLRETLSALQSLPESKDKHFEFQTDRDAIAFYMDEKYMQRALENLIANSIKHNPSGTEVKVSIQQDESLSLTILIEDNGIGMEKETLEHLFDRYYRGTNASSNTSGTGLGMTIARQIIYAHEGDIEIYSEPDHGTQIKVIFPTKRE, from the coding sequence ATGAAGCTAAGAGACCGCATTGCATTTCACTTTATATCCCGAATCATTCTCCTGATCGTTATTTGTATCGCTTTATTTGTGATCAGCACACTTTTTTTTACTTTTTTTCTCAATGATCGAGAGACGCATCAATCACCGCTTTCTTTATCAAGCGTAGTTCACCAAACAACCATAAAAGACGGAAAAATATCCGTTGAAGCTGATACGATCAGCCATTTAAAGGAATATCATATGTGGCTTCAGATTCTTGATGAAGAGGGAAACGAACTTTATTCATCCAACAAGCCAAGCCATATTCCCAGCCAATATATTCCCGGCGAACTTGTCTCGGATTATGTTTATCCCGCTAAAAAAGGCTACCATCTTTCAACATGGTATGATACAAAAGACACCCGGACATTGACGTGGATATTGGGTGAACCATTTAAAGCTGACAACCCGTTTCTCTATTGGACAAACCAGCTGTGGATCCTTTCCATGATCGTGATGGGGATTATTGTTGCGCTGTACTTCGGAAAACAGCTTGGCGCACCTTTGCTTTATATCGTTTCATGGATTGAAAATCTCTCCAAGGGAAAATATGCAGAGCCGGCATTTTCTTCGTTCATTCCAAAGAAAAAGAAAAAACCCGGATATAAGCTGTACCAGGAACTAATGAATGCAATGAGCAATCTTACATCGATCCTTCAGAAAAACAAAGCGGAAAGCGAAAAACTGGAAAGAACGCGGGAAGAATGGATGACAGGCGTATCCCACGACTTAAAGACGCCGTTGTCAGTGATTAAAGGATACACAATTCTTTTATCATCTGAAAAACATGAATGGAACCAGGAAAAAGTACGGGATTTTGCAAACATCTTGAACGAGCGGGTAGAGTATATGGAAGAATTGATAGAAGAATTCAACCTCACTTTCCGCTTAAAAAATGATGCCCTTCCGATTCAAAAAGAAGAAAAAGACATTGTAGGCTTGTTAAGGGAAACTTTATCCGCATTACAAAGCTTGCCGGAATCGAAAGATAAACATTTCGAATTTCAGACGGACCGAGACGCAATTGCTTTTTATATGGATGAAAAATACATGCAGCGCGCCTTGGAAAACCTGATCGCCAACAGTATTAAACATAACCCTTCAGGGACTGAGGTAAAGGTCAGTATTCAGCAAGATGAATCTCTTTCTTTAACTATTTTAATAGAAGACAACGGAATCGGCATGGAAAAAGAAACATTGGAGCATTTATTTGATCGCTATTACAGAGGAACGAACGCCTCTTCAAACACTTCAGGGACTGGATTGGGCATGACGATTGCCAGACAGATCATTTATGCACACGAAGGTGATATTGAAATTTACAGCGAACCTGATCACGGTACTCAAATTAAGGTTATTTTTCCAACGAAGAGAGAATAA
- a CDS encoding nuclear transport factor 2 family protein — protein sequence MMKMKKIMATGVAMLILGSAVGCDDHVSSDSESSSENTGITDEKAPSKISNSYENTKELIRKFPVINPTPIDTELGKDIQNRLLNGFENWNRGYDAWKAWGDILYTEDSLYNVHGVKLTLKEYQDSMNETLKASDIQMGNFNNMIVSGDWAAIRYDISTINRKTSEAVDGSVMEFVRFKDYGDKLGTRVVEGWAGTKGADFAGLSSFQTEEEKAAQQAALEKIINTSIPDTSNLEEKYPVAYPTPIDTEMAKKIQSAILNDFDNWNQGYDAWTTWADTYYDSNMQYHTSAGTMTLEKYKDAVKDAAESTDVKRIYFDNMLISGDWAAIHYRITNQDLTTGKKTAGDVMQFLHFVEDGNGVKVVESWTK from the coding sequence ATGATGAAAATGAAAAAAATAATGGCAACTGGAGTGGCAATGTTGATTTTAGGATCGGCAGTAGGGTGCGATGATCATGTCTCTTCTGATTCGGAGTCTTCCTCGGAGAACACGGGAATTACGGATGAGAAAGCTCCGTCCAAGATCTCCAATTCTTATGAAAATACAAAAGAGCTTATAAGGAAATTTCCAGTGATTAATCCTACTCCCATCGACACAGAACTGGGAAAAGACATTCAAAACCGGCTGCTAAATGGCTTTGAAAATTGGAATAGAGGTTATGATGCTTGGAAGGCGTGGGGAGATATTCTATATACGGAGGATTCCCTTTACAATGTTCACGGTGTGAAACTGACTCTGAAGGAATATCAGGACTCCATGAATGAGACGCTGAAAGCCAGCGATATTCAGATGGGCAACTTTAATAATATGATTGTCAGCGGGGACTGGGCTGCGATCCGTTATGATATCTCAACGATTAACAGGAAGACCAGTGAAGCAGTAGACGGAAGTGTGATGGAGTTCGTCCGCTTTAAGGATTATGGGGACAAACTGGGTACCCGGGTTGTGGAAGGCTGGGCTGGAACAAAGGGAGCCGATTTTGCCGGATTATCTAGCTTCCAAACCGAAGAGGAAAAGGCGGCGCAGCAGGCCGCATTAGAGAAAATCATCAATACGTCGATACCGGATACCTCGAATCTGGAAGAAAAATACCCTGTTGCTTATCCGACCCCCATTGATACCGAGATGGCTAAGAAAATTCAAAGCGCTATCTTGAACGATTTTGATAACTGGAACCAAGGCTATGATGCCTGGACGACATGGGCGGACACCTATTATGATAGCAATATGCAGTACCATACATCTGCGGGGACTATGACATTGGAAAAATACAAGGACGCTGTAAAGGATGCTGCTGAATCGACGGATGTGAAGCGGATTTACTTTGATAATATGCTGATCAGTGGTGATTGGGCGGCCATTCATTACAGGATCACGAATCAGGACTTAACAACAGGTAAAAAAACCGCTGGTGATGTGATGCAGTTCCTGCACTTTGTAGAAGATGGAAATGGTGTGAAAGTGGTTGAATCCTGGACAAAATAA
- the pepT gene encoding peptidase T translates to MKNKLIERLISYAKVDTQSNENSQTTPSTPGQLTLANMLVEELKEIGMKDVTIDENGYVMATLPSNSEKEVPTIGFLAHVDTATDFTGKNVNPQVIEQYDGKDIVLNESLNVVLSPKEFPELANYAGHTLITTDGTTLLGADNKAGISEIMTAIEYLIAHPEIKHGKIRVAFTPDEEIGRGPHKFDVEAFNAAFAYTVDGGPLGELQYESFNAAAAKITCKGTNVHPGTAKGKMVNAAKIAMQFHAGLPENEAPEFTEGYEGFYHLLSINGDVSETNLSYIIRDFDRDRFNERKATVQKIANDLKAKYGENSITVDMNDQYYNMREKIEPVKEIVDIAYEAMKNLDIEPVVKPIRGGTDGSQLSYMGLPCPNIFTGGENFHGKYEYISADNMVKAANVIVEIVKLFEDRA, encoded by the coding sequence ATGAAGAACAAACTGATTGAACGTCTCATTTCTTATGCGAAAGTGGATACGCAGTCAAATGAAAACAGTCAGACGACGCCTTCCACTCCCGGGCAGCTGACGCTTGCCAATATGCTTGTTGAAGAGCTGAAAGAAATCGGCATGAAGGACGTCACAATCGATGAAAACGGCTATGTGATGGCGACGCTTCCTTCAAATTCGGAAAAAGAGGTGCCGACGATCGGCTTCCTGGCTCATGTGGATACAGCAACAGATTTTACCGGAAAGAACGTCAATCCGCAGGTTATCGAACAATACGACGGAAAGGACATTGTGCTGAATGAATCCCTCAATGTCGTCTTGTCGCCCAAGGAATTTCCCGAGCTTGCAAATTACGCGGGACACACGTTGATCACAACCGACGGAACGACTTTGCTCGGCGCTGACAATAAAGCGGGAATCTCTGAAATCATGACGGCAATCGAATATTTAATTGCGCACCCCGAAATCAAACACGGGAAGATCAGAGTCGCTTTTACGCCTGATGAAGAGATCGGCAGAGGGCCGCACAAGTTTGACGTCGAGGCGTTCAACGCCGCATTCGCGTATACGGTTGACGGCGGGCCGCTCGGCGAACTGCAGTACGAAAGCTTCAATGCCGCAGCCGCGAAAATCACTTGTAAAGGAACGAACGTCCACCCCGGCACAGCAAAAGGAAAAATGGTCAATGCCGCCAAAATCGCGATGCAGTTTCACGCCGGACTTCCGGAAAACGAAGCCCCTGAATTTACTGAAGGTTATGAAGGCTTCTATCATCTGCTTTCGATCAATGGCGATGTCTCGGAAACCAATCTCTCCTATATCATCAGGGATTTTGACAGAGACCGATTTAACGAGAGAAAAGCCACCGTCCAAAAAATTGCAAACGACCTTAAAGCCAAATACGGCGAAAACAGCATCACAGTGGACATGAATGATCAATATTACAACATGAGGGAAAAAATCGAACCGGTTAAAGAGATTGTCGACATTGCCTATGAAGCGATGAAAAACCTGGATATCGAGCCGGTTGTGAAACCGATTCGCGGCGGTACAGACGGCTCCCAGCTCTCATACATGGGGCTTCCTTGTCCAAACATTTTTACAGGCGGGGAAAACTTTCACGGAAAATACGAGTATATTTCCGCCGACAATATGGTAAAAGCCGCGAATGTCATCGTGGAAATTGTGAAGCTGTTTGAAGATAGGGCGTAA
- a CDS encoding glycoside hydrolase family 32 protein — protein sequence MNRIQQAEEALKKAGKKVNHRYRMGYHMMPRANWINDPNGLIQYKGEYHVFYQHHPYDENWGPMHWGHLKSKDLIHWEHLPIALAPGDAFDESGCFSGSAVEYNGDLALIYTGHNMIDEEKDDFYQNQNIAVSKDGIVFEKLKENPVIAEPPEDSARHFRDPKVWKHRENWYMVVGNSSKENIGRVILYRSPNFVDWEYAGVLAQSDGNLGFMWECPDFFELDGKHILLISPQGIEADGDSYQNLYQTGYLIGDYDEETNEFVHGSFKELDHGHDFYAVQTLLDDKGRRIAIGWMDMWESEMPTKADGWCGALTLPRELTLKDDHKILMNPVEETQLLRESEHHECDNQSISSSYFINTTEKLLEVMVVFDLTICSAETVGLKIRGIEQEETIIQYSLVDQKLTLDCSKSGKARDGVRNVRLEAEEKLTLHLFLDRSSIEVFANHGEATMTSRIYPKEERAGIELFSEKGNVRVDEFTYWTLKDIWKGDEAK from the coding sequence ATGAATAGAATTCAGCAGGCAGAAGAAGCATTGAAAAAAGCCGGGAAAAAAGTGAATCACCGATACCGAATGGGCTATCACATGATGCCTCGGGCAAACTGGATAAATGATCCAAACGGGCTTATTCAATATAAAGGGGAGTATCATGTCTTTTATCAGCACCATCCGTATGATGAGAATTGGGGGCCGATGCATTGGGGCCATTTGAAGAGCAAGGATCTCATTCACTGGGAGCACTTGCCGATCGCTTTAGCGCCTGGCGATGCATTTGATGAGAGCGGCTGTTTCTCAGGAAGCGCAGTCGAATATAACGGCGACCTCGCTTTAATCTATACAGGGCATAATATGATAGATGAAGAGAAAGACGATTTCTACCAAAATCAGAATATAGCAGTCAGCAAAGACGGTATCGTCTTTGAAAAACTGAAAGAAAACCCTGTCATTGCAGAGCCGCCGGAAGACAGCGCACGTCACTTTCGCGATCCGAAAGTATGGAAGCATCGTGAGAACTGGTATATGGTGGTCGGAAACTCCTCAAAAGAGAACATCGGGCGGGTCATTTTATACCGCTCGCCTAACTTTGTAGATTGGGAGTACGCAGGCGTTCTCGCCCAAAGCGACGGAAATCTCGGCTTTATGTGGGAATGTCCGGATTTCTTTGAACTGGACGGCAAACACATTTTGCTGATTTCCCCTCAGGGTATAGAGGCGGATGGTGATTCATATCAAAATCTGTATCAAACAGGCTATTTGATTGGAGACTATGATGAAGAAACGAATGAGTTTGTACATGGCTCCTTTAAAGAGTTGGATCACGGCCATGACTTTTATGCCGTGCAAACTTTATTGGATGACAAAGGGCGCAGAATTGCGATTGGCTGGATGGATATGTGGGAATCAGAGATGCCGACGAAAGCAGACGGATGGTGCGGGGCATTAACTTTGCCGCGGGAATTGACGTTGAAGGATGATCACAAAATTTTAATGAATCCCGTCGAGGAGACTCAATTACTTCGTGAATCGGAACATCATGAATGTGACAATCAATCGATTTCTAGCAGCTATTTTATAAACACAACTGAAAAGCTTCTTGAAGTGATGGTCGTTTTTGATTTGACAATTTGCAGTGCCGAAACGGTTGGCTTAAAGATCCGGGGAATTGAACAGGAAGAGACAATCATCCAGTACAGCTTGGTTGATCAAAAGCTGACGCTCGACTGTTCAAAGTCCGGCAAAGCGCGGGACGGTGTGAGAAACGTACGGCTTGAAGCGGAGGAGAAGCTCACTTTGCATCTGTTTCTTGACAGATCGTCTATTGAAGTATTTGCAAACCATGGTGAAGCGACAATGACCAGCCGCATATATCCCAAAGAAGAAAGAGCAGGGATTGAGCTGTTTTCTGAGAAAGGCAATGTACGAGTTGACGAGTTCACTTACTGGACGTTGAAAGATATTTGGAAAGGCGATGAAGCGAAATGA
- a CDS encoding MFS transporter, giving the protein MKSSNSLYWKLSAYFFFFFFTWSSSYSLFAIWLGQEINLNGSATGIIFSVNAIFTLCMQPLYGFISDKLGLKKNILFMISLLLVFTGPFYIFVYGPLLQYNVFLGAIVGGIYLGTAFLAGIGAIETFIEKVSRKYQFEYGRTRMWGSLGWAAATFFAGQLFNIDPNINFWVASVSAVILVAIIVSVKIEMTDDEKERADSVGLKDVGGLFLLKDFWFLMLYVIGVTCVYGVYDQQFPLYYASLFPTPALGNQIFGYLNSFQVFIEAGMMFLAPFIVNKLGPKKSLILAGLLMAFRIIGSGLVNGPVGISSMKLIHALELPIMLIAVFKYLAINFDNRLSSVLYLVGFQFASQVGTSIFSPLAGGLYDSIGFRQTYLIMGAMVLCFTLISIFTLLDSKKDVEFAQSLQRKHI; this is encoded by the coding sequence ATGAAAAGCTCAAACAGTTTGTATTGGAAACTAAGCGCTTATTTTTTCTTTTTCTTTTTTACGTGGTCTTCCAGCTACTCTTTATTTGCGATTTGGTTGGGGCAAGAAATCAATTTGAACGGGTCTGCGACGGGCATTATCTTTTCTGTCAATGCGATCTTTACTTTGTGCATGCAGCCTTTGTACGGTTTTATCTCTGATAAGCTCGGGCTGAAGAAAAACATTTTATTTATGATCAGTTTGCTTCTCGTATTTACAGGTCCCTTTTATATTTTCGTTTACGGACCGCTTTTGCAATACAATGTCTTTCTTGGGGCTATCGTCGGGGGAATTTATTTGGGAACTGCTTTTCTCGCTGGAATCGGCGCGATTGAAACTTTTATTGAAAAGGTCAGCCGTAAATATCAATTTGAATATGGGAGAACAAGGATGTGGGGTTCCCTCGGCTGGGCTGCGGCGACATTTTTTGCAGGTCAGCTGTTCAATATCGATCCGAATATCAACTTCTGGGTTGCGTCCGTTTCAGCAGTCATATTGGTGGCCATTATTGTTTCCGTAAAAATTGAGATGACAGATGATGAAAAGGAAAGAGCAGACTCGGTCGGATTAAAAGACGTAGGAGGGCTTTTTCTCTTAAAAGATTTCTGGTTTTTGATGTTGTACGTGATCGGCGTAACTTGCGTATACGGCGTCTATGACCAGCAGTTTCCGCTTTACTACGCTTCATTATTTCCGACTCCGGCCTTGGGGAACCAAATATTTGGATACCTTAATTCATTCCAAGTATTTATTGAAGCGGGCATGATGTTTCTTGCGCCTTTCATCGTCAATAAGCTCGGTCCTAAAAAAAGTTTGATTTTAGCGGGGCTATTAATGGCTTTCCGCATTATCGGTTCCGGACTTGTCAACGGACCGGTCGGAATTTCATCGATGAAACTCATTCATGCTTTAGAATTGCCGATAATGCTGATTGCGGTGTTTAAATATTTGGCGATTAACTTTGATAATCGTCTTTCATCCGTACTTTATCTTGTCGGCTTTCAATTCGCATCCCAGGTAGGCACGTCGATTTTTTCGCCGCTTGCGGGAGGTTTATACGACAGCATCGGATTTCGCCAGACTTATCTCATCATGGGAGCAATGGTCCTTTGTTTCACCCTTATTTCGATTTTTACCTTGCTAGACTCAAAGAAAGACGTTGAATTTGCTCAAAGTCTACAAAGAAAGCATATATAG
- a CDS encoding carbohydrate ABC transporter permease, giving the protein MRRKFGPLTILEYICLVLLAVLFIFPLIWMVASSMKPEADIYNNISSIKAFLPSFHPSEWFQSYREVLSRFDLLMYIGNSLFYGLCVAAGAVVINGMAGFAFAKLRFTGKKVLFAILLALLIVPLETILISQFTIVHKLGLVDTRLAVILPALAGAFNIYLFRNFFMAIPGEMIESAKLDGANTWQIFWRVMLPMSKPAVATVGTLAFIGSWNDYIWPLMVLTDKSKFPIQVAITAINSTEPVYTNQVMAVLTISTIPLILIYIVAQRYILEGIGGSGTGIK; this is encoded by the coding sequence ATGAGACGGAAATTCGGACCTTTGACGATACTGGAATATATATGCCTTGTTTTGCTGGCGGTTCTGTTTATATTTCCGCTGATTTGGATGGTCGCTTCATCGATGAAACCGGAAGCCGATATTTACAACAATATCAGCAGCATTAAAGCGTTTCTCCCGTCTTTTCATCCGTCGGAATGGTTTCAATCCTACAGGGAAGTGCTGTCACGGTTTGATTTGCTGATGTATATCGGTAACAGTCTGTTTTACGGTTTGTGTGTGGCAGCGGGAGCTGTCGTCATCAACGGAATGGCGGGCTTCGCATTCGCCAAGCTGCGATTCACAGGCAAAAAAGTGCTGTTTGCCATATTGCTGGCGCTTTTAATCGTGCCGCTGGAAACGATTTTAATCTCTCAGTTTACTATCGTTCATAAGCTCGGACTTGTTGATACGCGCCTTGCCGTGATTTTGCCGGCGCTTGCCGGGGCCTTCAATATTTATTTGTTCCGGAACTTTTTCATGGCGATTCCGGGGGAGATGATTGAGTCGGCTAAGCTAGACGGCGCCAATACATGGCAGATTTTCTGGCGGGTGATGCTGCCGATGTCCAAGCCGGCCGTTGCTACGGTGGGGACATTGGCCTTTATCGGCAGCTGGAATGACTATATTTGGCCGCTGATGGTTTTGACGGATAAGTCGAAATTTCCGATCCAGGTGGCGATTACAGCCATCAACAGCACCGAGCCGGTTTATACGAATCAGGTCATGGCTGTCTTGACGATTTCGACGATTCCGCTGATTCTGATCTACATTGTCGCCCAGCGCTACATTTTAGAAGGCATTGGCGGTTCAGGGACAGGCATCAAATAG
- a CDS encoding sugar ABC transporter permease yields MNKIPLKEARPAFPLKKAAGNKIGWRENALAYTFLGPALLILSVFLVIPSIMAVYYAFTDYYLLTPDLRKFVGFDNFIKLFKDPIFLKSLSNTLKFVVLVIPLQIGAALGLALLLNKKRKANTFFKVAYFSPVVMSLVVISVLWLYLLNPNEGMINNVLTHVGLPPQPFLTSPKQAIFTIVVVSAWQGAGFQMLIFLAGLQNIPGDVYEAAQLDGMNKWQRFIYITLPLLKPTSVFIFITTLISAFKLLVQPMVMTQGGPVNSTMTVVYYIYQTGFTDRMVGYASSIALLFGTMIGLVTLAQRKLVKEDEGE; encoded by the coding sequence ATGAATAAAATTCCGTTGAAAGAAGCAAGGCCGGCCTTTCCGCTGAAAAAAGCCGCGGGCAATAAAATAGGGTGGCGGGAGAATGCGTTGGCTTATACATTTTTAGGTCCGGCCTTGCTGATTTTGTCAGTGTTTCTCGTGATTCCTTCGATTATGGCTGTGTACTACGCATTTACAGATTATTATTTGTTAACACCTGACCTGCGCAAGTTTGTCGGTTTTGACAACTTTATTAAATTGTTCAAAGACCCTATTTTCTTGAAAAGTTTGAGCAACACATTGAAATTTGTTGTCCTTGTGATTCCGTTACAGATCGGGGCCGCTCTCGGGCTGGCCCTTTTGTTGAATAAAAAGCGTAAGGCCAATACGTTTTTCAAAGTCGCATACTTTAGCCCCGTCGTCATGTCGCTTGTTGTCATCTCCGTTTTGTGGCTGTACTTGCTGAATCCGAATGAAGGAATGATCAATAACGTTCTGACACATGTCGGTCTGCCGCCACAGCCGTTTTTGACAAGTCCTAAGCAGGCGATCTTTACAATTGTTGTCGTTTCCGCCTGGCAGGGAGCCGGATTTCAGATGCTGATTTTTTTAGCGGGTCTGCAAAACATCCCCGGAGATGTCTACGAGGCGGCGCAATTGGATGGTATGAATAAATGGCAGCGGTTTATTTATATTACATTGCCATTGTTGAAGCCAACGTCGGTTTTTATCTTTATTACGACGCTGATCAGTGCGTTTAAGCTCCTTGTGCAACCCATGGTGATGACCCAGGGGGGACCGGTCAATTCAACGATGACGGTTGTCTATTATATTTATCAAACGGGATTTACCGATCGGATGGTCGGCTATGCAAGTTCGATTGCGCTCTTGTTTGGCACGATGATTGGATTGGTGACGCTGGCACAGCGCAAGTTGGTGAAGGAGGATGAAGGCGAATGA